From one Pseudomonas sp. MYb118 genomic stretch:
- the dddP gene encoding dimethylsulfonioproprionate lyase DddP, translated as MSSPFSIPAENRRIDPARQRADGSPDDNDRTEIGPTPLAFAEWAQLGLQPPNLASMREFRLQRIKEQLVARDLAGILLFDPLNIRYATDTTNMQLWTTHNPARACFVAANGHVTLWDFHGCDHLSAHLPLITELRSGASFFYFETGDRTEQHAKRFAAQVDDLLRVHGGSNRRLAVDRIEVAGLRALEALGVQVSSGQEVTEHARVIKGPDEIRAMRCAVASCEASIGEMRQAMRTGATENDVWSALHAGNIRRGGEWIETRILSSGPRTNPWYQESGPRVLSDGDLLSFDTDLIGVYGMCVDMSRSWICGDREPTAEQKRLYRIAHDHISFNTDLVRPGVGFTELTRLAHRLPESCRAQRYGVMFHGVGLCDEYPCIRYPEDVDSYGYEGVLEPGMALCVEAYIGEVGGRDGIKLENQLLVTEDGCEVLTHYPFEKSFLED; from the coding sequence ATGAGTTCGCCTTTTTCGATTCCCGCAGAAAACCGTCGCATCGACCCCGCCCGCCAACGCGCCGACGGCTCACCGGACGACAACGACCGTACCGAGATCGGCCCGACGCCCCTGGCCTTTGCCGAATGGGCGCAACTGGGCCTGCAACCGCCCAACCTTGCAAGCATGCGCGAATTCCGTCTGCAACGGATCAAGGAACAACTGGTAGCCCGCGACCTGGCGGGCATTTTGCTGTTCGATCCGCTGAACATCCGCTACGCCACTGACACCACCAATATGCAACTGTGGACCACCCACAACCCGGCACGCGCCTGCTTCGTCGCCGCCAACGGGCATGTGACGCTGTGGGACTTCCATGGCTGCGATCACCTATCCGCGCACTTGCCGCTGATCACTGAGCTGCGCAGTGGCGCGTCGTTTTTCTATTTCGAGACTGGCGACCGCACCGAGCAGCACGCCAAGCGTTTCGCCGCCCAGGTCGACGATCTGTTGCGGGTCCATGGCGGCAGCAACCGCCGGCTGGCGGTGGATCGCATCGAAGTCGCCGGTTTGCGCGCTCTGGAAGCCCTTGGCGTGCAGGTCAGCAGTGGCCAGGAAGTGACGGAGCACGCCCGAGTGATCAAGGGCCCGGACGAAATCCGCGCCATGCGCTGCGCCGTGGCCTCCTGCGAAGCCTCGATTGGCGAGATGCGCCAGGCCATGCGCACCGGCGCCACCGAGAACGACGTGTGGTCGGCGCTGCATGCCGGCAACATCCGCCGCGGTGGCGAGTGGATCGAAACCCGAATCTTGAGCTCCGGCCCGCGTACCAACCCCTGGTACCAGGAATCCGGCCCGCGGGTGCTCAGCGACGGCGACCTGTTGTCTTTCGACACTGACCTGATCGGCGTCTACGGCATGTGCGTGGACATGTCGCGCAGCTGGATCTGCGGCGACCGCGAACCCACCGCCGAGCAGAAACGCCTGTACCGCATCGCCCATGACCACATCAGCTTCAACACCGACCTGGTGCGCCCGGGTGTGGGTTTCACCGAACTGACCCGCCTGGCCCACCGCCTGCCGGAATCGTGCCGCGCCCAGCGTTATGGCGTGATGTTCCATGGCGTTGGGCTGTGCGACGAATACCCGTGCATCCGCTACCCGGAAGACGTCGATTCCTACGGCTACGAAGGCGTGCTGGAACCGGGCATGGCACTGTGCGTCGAGGCCTACATCGGCGAAGTCGGCGGCCGTGACGGCATCAAGCTGGAGAACCAGTTGCTGGTCACCGAGGACGGCTGCGAGGTGCTGACCCATTACCCGTTCGAAAAGAGCTTCCTGGAGGACTGA
- a CDS encoding glycine betaine/L-proline ABC transporter ATP-binding protein: MNQTDEILSVRNIFKVFGPRPDLAMKMLNEGADKNEIFKKTGHVVGVFDASFSVKRGEIFVIMGLSGSGKSTMVRLFNRLIEPTSGSIHLNGKEITGLSDKALLDVRRKEMGMVFQSFALMPHMSVLENTAFGLEISGVSESERHCRAREALAQVGLAGQEFSYPHQLSGGMQQRVGLARALANDPTILLMDEAFSALDPLIRSEMQGELIRLQAEQQRTIIFISHDIEEAVRIGHRIAIMEGGRVVQIGTPLELIEQPANDYVRAFFKGFDVSRVLKTGDAPALDPSTVCRVCRKELELAHTHH, from the coding sequence ATGAACCAGACCGATGAAATTCTCTCGGTAAGGAACATTTTCAAGGTATTCGGGCCCCGCCCGGACCTGGCCATGAAGATGCTGAACGAAGGTGCCGACAAGAACGAGATCTTCAAGAAGACCGGGCATGTGGTCGGTGTGTTCGATGCCAGTTTCTCGGTCAAGCGCGGCGAGATCTTCGTGATCATGGGCCTGTCCGGTTCCGGCAAATCGACCATGGTGCGGTTGTTCAACCGCCTGATCGAACCCACCAGTGGCAGCATCCACCTCAACGGCAAGGAGATCACCGGCCTCTCCGACAAGGCGTTGCTGGACGTGCGCCGCAAGGAAATGGGCATGGTGTTCCAGTCCTTTGCCCTGATGCCGCACATGAGCGTGCTGGAAAACACCGCGTTCGGCCTGGAGATCTCCGGCGTCAGCGAAAGCGAACGCCACTGCCGGGCCAGGGAAGCCCTGGCGCAAGTGGGCCTGGCCGGCCAGGAATTCAGCTACCCGCACCAACTCTCCGGCGGCATGCAGCAGCGTGTCGGCTTGGCCCGTGCGCTGGCCAACGACCCGACCATCCTGCTGATGGACGAAGCCTTCTCGGCGCTGGACCCGCTGATCCGCAGCGAAATGCAGGGCGAACTGATCCGCCTGCAAGCCGAGCAGCAACGCACCATCATCTTCATTTCCCACGACATCGAGGAAGCCGTTCGCATCGGCCATCGCATCGCGATCATGGAGGGCGGCCGCGTGGTGCAGATCGGCACGCCGTTGGAACTGATCGAACAGCCGGCCAACGACTATGTGCGCGCGTTCTTCAAAGGCTTTGATGTGTCCCGCGTGCTCAAGACCGGTGATGCGCCCGCGCTGGACCCATCGACGGTCTGCCGGGTCTGCCGCAAAGAGCTTGAACTCGCCCACACCCATCACTGA
- a CDS encoding ornithine cyclodeaminase family protein, producing MKMVSAQQINAVLDWAGVLAALRRTHLGPRPRIDDFFLGDSEYGLFSRGVILPGVGAGVKIASICPGNLQATPPLPAEDAAFLVVDERTRAIAAICDGPAITAWKTAGDSALAGSYLSREDSQVLLVLGAGPVARALTEAYLHVRPGIRQVLLWNRTAAKVEAFAAQLQARGIEASLVSDLDQAVGRADIIASATASSVALIKGQSVRAGTHIDLVGGFRPDMQEADADLVARARLFTDDRKGALNSGDLQVPLQAGLIDEDCIEADLFEICQASAPWRQPQDITLYKNAGGAHLDLTVCQCVLERLAG from the coding sequence ATGAAGATGGTTTCTGCGCAGCAGATCAACGCCGTACTGGACTGGGCCGGGGTGCTCGCCGCCTTGCGCCGCACGCACCTGGGGCCGCGGCCGCGGATTGATGACTTTTTCCTGGGGGACAGCGAGTACGGGCTGTTCAGTCGGGGCGTGATCCTGCCGGGTGTCGGGGCCGGGGTGAAGATCGCCTCGATCTGCCCTGGCAACCTGCAGGCCACGCCGCCATTGCCGGCCGAGGACGCGGCGTTCCTGGTGGTGGACGAGCGCACCCGGGCCATTGCGGCGATCTGCGATGGTCCAGCGATCACTGCCTGGAAAACTGCCGGGGATTCGGCCCTGGCCGGCTCGTATTTGAGCCGGGAGGACAGCCAGGTGTTACTGGTGCTCGGTGCCGGGCCGGTGGCGCGGGCGTTGACCGAGGCGTACCTGCATGTGCGTCCGGGGATTCGTCAGGTGTTGTTGTGGAATCGCACGGCCGCCAAGGTTGAAGCCTTCGCCGCGCAACTTCAGGCAAGGGGCATCGAAGCCAGCCTGGTCAGTGACCTGGACCAAGCGGTTGGCCGCGCCGACATCATCGCCTCGGCCACTGCGTCTTCTGTCGCACTGATCAAGGGGCAGTCCGTGCGCGCCGGCACCCACATCGACCTGGTCGGCGGCTTTCGCCCGGACATGCAGGAAGCCGACGCGGACTTGGTGGCACGCGCCCGACTGTTCACCGACGATCGCAAGGGTGCGCTTAACTCGGGGGACTTGCAGGTGCCGTTGCAGGCTGGGTTGATTGACGAGGACTGCATCGAAGCCGATCTGTTCGAGATCTGCCAGGCCAGCGCGCCATGGCGTCAGCCGCAGGACATCACCCTGTACAAGAATGCCGGCGGCGCGCACCTGGACCTGACGGTGTGCCAATGCGTGCTGGAACGGCTGGCGGGCTAG
- a CDS encoding LuxR C-terminal-related transcriptional regulator, producing MIEEECLKPEYLLQHLPVSVVIARHRIIVNCNARALTMFRASEEQIIGASFALLYPEQKDFESAAEHFAPLLSRHAEFHDDRIMRRLDGTHFWVTVRGYGFNEDNPYELAAWVFTDVADPASAEKVSLTARERDVAALLVDGLTSKEAAKKLGISPRTVDIHRASLLRKYAVGSTPELIRRIVA from the coding sequence ATGATCGAAGAGGAATGCCTGAAACCCGAGTATCTTCTTCAGCATCTGCCGGTCTCGGTGGTCATCGCCCGCCATCGAATCATCGTCAACTGCAACGCCCGCGCCCTGACGATGTTCCGCGCCAGTGAGGAACAGATCATCGGCGCCTCATTCGCGCTGCTGTACCCCGAACAGAAAGACTTCGAATCCGCCGCCGAACACTTCGCCCCCCTGCTCTCGCGCCATGCCGAGTTCCACGACGACCGCATCATGCGCCGCCTGGATGGCACGCATTTCTGGGTGACCGTGCGCGGCTACGGCTTCAACGAAGACAATCCCTACGAACTGGCGGCCTGGGTCTTCACCGATGTCGCCGACCCGGCGTCAGCCGAGAAAGTCAGCCTAACCGCCCGCGAACGCGACGTCGCCGCCCTGCTGGTGGACGGCCTGACCAGCAAGGAAGCGGCAAAGAAACTCGGCATCAGCCCGCGCACCGTGGACATCCACCGCGCCAGCCTGCTGCGCAAGTACGCGGTGGGTTCTACCCCCGAGCTGATCCGGCGGATCGTCGCCTAG
- a CDS encoding proline racemase family protein, producing the protein MTFKRTIHAVDTHAGTPMRVITGGVPHIPGDTVHAKMKWLEENDDQLRKLMLREPRGYPAHCCNIIVPPCHPEADAGYIIMEQIEYPVMSGGNTISVVTVLLEMGLLPMKEPLTELVLEAPAGLIRIKAECKDGKVKGVTFQNVPAFAAHLDAVIDVPHLGKVRVDVGWGGMFYVIADVRQFKGLELIPQHGAEIARVSSMIREAAIEQLPVAHPDYPGVGITISQLSGPSDDPNADWKNVVTMASGEFSWDNPATWTGALDRCPCGTGTSAKMATLHAKGELPLNQDFRHQGIIGNIYTGRLISETSIGPHKAVVPTVTGRSWIYGLNTYVLDHDDPFTEGFTIGDIWA; encoded by the coding sequence ATGACCTTCAAGAGAACCATCCACGCCGTTGACACCCACGCCGGCACGCCCATGCGCGTGATCACTGGCGGCGTTCCGCACATTCCCGGCGACACCGTGCACGCCAAGATGAAATGGCTGGAAGAAAACGACGACCAGCTGCGCAAGCTGATGTTGCGCGAGCCGCGTGGCTACCCGGCGCACTGCTGCAACATCATCGTGCCGCCGTGCCATCCCGAGGCGGACGCCGGCTACATCATCATGGAGCAGATCGAGTACCCGGTGATGTCCGGCGGCAACACCATCTCGGTGGTCACCGTGCTGCTGGAAATGGGCCTGCTGCCGATGAAGGAACCGTTGACCGAACTGGTGCTGGAAGCGCCGGCCGGGCTGATTCGCATCAAGGCCGAGTGCAAGGACGGCAAGGTCAAGGGCGTGACCTTCCAGAACGTGCCGGCGTTCGCTGCGCACCTGGACGCGGTGATCGACGTGCCGCACTTGGGCAAGGTGCGGGTGGATGTCGGCTGGGGTGGCATGTTCTACGTGATCGCCGATGTCCGCCAGTTCAAGGGCCTTGAGCTGATTCCGCAACATGGTGCGGAGATTGCCCGGGTGTCGTCGATGATCCGTGAAGCTGCCATCGAACAACTGCCGGTCGCGCATCCTGATTATCCAGGGGTGGGCATTACCATTTCGCAGCTCTCCGGCCCCAGCGACGACCCCAACGCCGACTGGAAAAACGTGGTGACCATGGCTAGCGGCGAGTTCTCCTGGGACAACCCGGCCACCTGGACCGGCGCCCTCGACCGCTGCCCCTGCGGCACCGGCACCAGCGCCAAGATGGCCACCCTGCACGCCAAGGGCGAACTGCCACTGAACCAGGATTTCCGCCACCAGGGCATCATCGGCAACATCTACACCGGCCGCCTGATCAGCGAAACCAGCATCGGCCCACACAAGGCCGTGGTGCCCACCGTCACCGGCAGAAGTTGGATCTATGGTCTGAACACCTATGTGCTCGACCATGATGATCCGTTCACCGAGGGCTTCACCATTGGAGATATCTGGGCCTGA
- the proX gene encoding glycine betaine/L-proline ABC transporter substrate-binding protein ProX, which produces MYESTFTRRVLQCASAVAFSVVCLGASASVDKPGEGVTITPAFPTVDEERFRGEVALAGLRELGYKVQKPKETEYATMVLAVGFGDADFTVNAWDKLHAAFYDKAGGDDNMIKVGNVLPGVLQGYLIDKKTADQYNIKYITDLKKPEIAKLFDTDGDGKADMTGCNPGWGCELVIAHQMKAYDLEKSIHVNQGSYFALMADTITRFKEGKPVFYYTWIPQWVAGVMVEGRDVVWLQVPKTDLPGGDNSLDTIYEGKNLGFALDKVQALVNRKFAEKNPAAVKFLSLMQIPAADESAENLKMQQGEKSMADIQRHAKEWIAAHQEQFDGWVKAARETGSQATQASN; this is translated from the coding sequence ATGTACGAGTCCACATTCACCCGCCGTGTCCTGCAATGCGCCTCTGCCGTGGCGTTCAGCGTGGTCTGCCTGGGCGCCAGCGCCTCGGTGGACAAACCGGGGGAGGGGGTGACGATCACCCCGGCATTCCCGACCGTCGATGAAGAGCGCTTCCGTGGCGAAGTGGCCCTGGCCGGCCTGCGCGAGCTGGGCTACAAAGTCCAGAAGCCCAAGGAGACAGAGTACGCCACCATGGTCCTGGCGGTCGGTTTCGGCGACGCCGATTTCACCGTCAACGCCTGGGACAAACTGCATGCGGCGTTCTACGACAAGGCCGGTGGCGACGACAACATGATCAAGGTCGGCAACGTGCTGCCCGGCGTGTTGCAGGGTTATCTGATCGACAAGAAAACCGCCGACCAATACAACATCAAGTACATCACCGACCTGAAGAAACCGGAAATCGCCAAGCTGTTCGACACCGATGGCGATGGCAAGGCCGACATGACCGGCTGCAATCCGGGCTGGGGCTGTGAACTGGTGATCGCGCACCAGATGAAAGCCTACGACCTGGAAAAATCCATCCACGTGAACCAGGGTTCTTACTTCGCCCTGATGGCCGACACCATCACCCGCTTCAAGGAAGGCAAACCGGTGTTCTATTACACCTGGATTCCGCAGTGGGTGGCCGGCGTGATGGTCGAAGGGCGTGACGTGGTCTGGCTGCAAGTGCCCAAGACTGACCTGCCGGGTGGCGACAACAGCCTCGACACGATCTACGAGGGGAAAAACCTCGGCTTCGCCCTGGACAAGGTCCAGGCCCTGGTCAATCGCAAGTTCGCCGAGAAGAACCCGGCGGCGGTGAAGTTCCTGTCGCTGATGCAGATCCCGGCTGCCGACGAGAGTGCCGAGAACCTGAAGATGCAACAGGGCGAAAAATCCATGGCGGACATTCAGCGCCATGCCAAGGAATGGATCGCTGCCCATCAGGAGCAGTTCGACGGTTGGGTGAAAGCGGCGCGGGAAACCGGCTCCCAGGCCACTCAAGCAAGCAATTGA
- the proW gene encoding glycine betaine/L-proline ABC transporter permease ProW translates to MSDFSFLDPFQTLTIPLGDWVESVLNYMVQNFREVFRAIRWPIDQVLNGIEYTLQSIPPSIGIILSSLLGWQLAGKRMAALCFVTLTLLGLIGVWSESMTTLALVLTSVFFCALIGIPLGIVCARSDRLEKVIRPILDAMQTLPAFVYLVPVVMLFGIGNVPGVLVTIVFALPPLVRLTNLGIRQVPEDKIEAARAFGCTPRQMLTRVQLPLATSTIMAGLNQTLMLSLSMVVIASMISVGGLGQMVLRGIGRLDMGLATVGGIGLVLLAIFLDRLTQAMGARTNADPSKRWYHTGPVGVLLRLVGAGQPAGRRETA, encoded by the coding sequence ATGTCCGATTTCAGCTTTCTCGATCCCTTCCAGACCCTCACCATTCCGCTGGGTGACTGGGTGGAAAGTGTTCTGAATTACATGGTGCAGAACTTTCGTGAAGTGTTCCGCGCCATACGCTGGCCGATCGACCAGGTGCTCAACGGCATCGAGTACACCTTGCAGAGTATCCCGCCAAGCATCGGCATCATCCTGTCGTCGCTGCTCGGTTGGCAACTGGCGGGGAAGCGCATGGCCGCGCTGTGTTTTGTCACGCTGACGCTGCTGGGTTTGATCGGCGTGTGGTCGGAATCCATGACCACCCTGGCGCTGGTGCTGACCTCGGTGTTCTTCTGCGCGCTGATCGGTATTCCCTTGGGCATCGTCTGCGCCCGCAGTGACCGCCTGGAAAAAGTCATCCGACCGATCCTCGACGCCATGCAAACCCTGCCGGCATTCGTCTATCTGGTGCCGGTGGTGATGCTGTTCGGTATTGGCAACGTCCCCGGCGTGCTGGTGACCATTGTGTTTGCGCTGCCGCCACTGGTGCGCCTGACCAATCTCGGTATCCGCCAGGTGCCCGAAGACAAGATCGAAGCCGCCCGCGCCTTCGGCTGCACGCCACGGCAGATGCTGACCCGCGTGCAGCTGCCGCTGGCCACCTCGACCATCATGGCCGGCCTCAACCAGACCCTGATGCTGTCGCTGTCGATGGTGGTGATCGCCTCGATGATCTCCGTGGGAGGTCTGGGCCAGATGGTCTTGCGCGGCATCGGCCGCCTCGACATGGGCCTGGCCACCGTCGGCGGCATCGGCCTGGTGCTCCTGGCGATCTTCCTCGACCGCCTGACCCAGGCGATGGGCGCCCGCACCAATGCCGACCCGAGCAAACGCTGGTACCACACCGGTCCCGTGGGCGTGCTGCTGCGCCTGGTCGGGGCCGGGCAACCCGCAGGACGGCGCGAAACCGCCTGA
- a CDS encoding DMT family transporter yields the protein MSTVAEPLSEAGRSKSTRLGIGLCLMSMFVFAAQDGITKILVKDLPVSQLIMVRYWFFLLFALCFVHMKGGLRSAVKSGHPWLQLSRSLIAVFDIMVFGLALRFLGLAETHAIYAIFPLLTMGLAALLLGEKVSPRQCVAGLIGFAGTLIILQPGMGVFSVTSLIPLLGAVMFAFFSVLTRKISAVDSFSTNMLHMGFWGALASTVVATPQWVTPSSTEWGLLLVLSVSGVIAQLLLLQSLKYAAAVTLQPFNYSLLLFASVFGVTWFGETLATSLVIGALLVVLGGIYAFRR from the coding sequence ATGAGCACAGTGGCAGAACCCTTGAGTGAAGCAGGGCGCTCGAAAAGCACCCGGTTGGGCATCGGCCTGTGCCTGATGTCGATGTTCGTGTTTGCCGCCCAGGACGGGATTACCAAGATCCTGGTCAAGGACCTGCCGGTGTCGCAGTTGATCATGGTGCGCTACTGGTTCTTCCTGCTGTTCGCCCTGTGTTTCGTGCACATGAAGGGTGGCTTGCGCAGTGCGGTGAAGAGTGGGCATCCGTGGCTGCAATTGAGCCGGTCGCTGATAGCGGTGTTCGACATCATGGTCTTTGGTTTGGCGCTGCGCTTTCTGGGGTTGGCCGAGACCCACGCGATCTACGCGATCTTCCCGCTGCTGACCATGGGGTTGGCGGCGTTGCTGCTGGGGGAAAAGGTCAGCCCCCGGCAATGTGTGGCGGGGCTGATCGGTTTTGCCGGTACTTTGATCATTCTCCAGCCGGGCATGGGCGTGTTCAGCGTCACTTCGTTGATTCCGCTGTTGGGCGCGGTGATGTTCGCCTTCTTCAGCGTGCTGACGCGCAAGATCAGCGCGGTCGACAGCTTCAGCACCAACATGCTGCACATGGGGTTCTGGGGCGCGCTGGCCTCGACCGTGGTGGCGACGCCGCAATGGGTGACACCGTCCTCGACCGAATGGGGGCTGTTGCTGGTGTTGTCGGTGAGCGGGGTGATTGCCCAGTTGTTGCTGTTGCAGTCGTTGAAGTACGCGGCGGCGGTGACCTTGCAACCGTTCAACTATTCGCTGCTGCTGTTCGCCTCGGTGTTTGGGGTGACCTGGTTTGGCGAGACATTGGCCACATCGCTGGTGATTGGCGCGCTGCTGGTGGTGTTGGGCGGGATTTATGCATTTCGGCGGTGA
- a CDS encoding MFS transporter — MTNKLNISLEDAPLNSFHKKLAIYSSGAPFLDGYILSIIGVVLMQLSQALQLTELQEGLVAAASLIGMFFGGFVGGLFTDKLGRKTLYVLVLVMLAVFSLGQFWVTSAWALITLRLLLGIAIGADHPLATSLLAEFLPKKQRGSILASLVMMWFVGAAVAYVAGELILRSMGPEAWRWALASAVVPAVLFLIMRAGTPESARWLVSKGRTQEADKVIKKVYGTGFSITDLPEPAAQRQVTAWSLFHSSYGKRIFFVSIFWTCSIIPQFAIYAFAPKILAAMGLTGELASWGAVAITVIFVLGCLLGVRLINPLGRRNMLMHSFLWSGLALLLLGVFKDGAALLTLVLFGSYALFIGGAQVLQYVYPNELFPTEIRGSAVGLATSLSRIGAAVGTYLVPISLSSIGIANTMFAAFGISMVGLFFTWLMAPETRSLDLAKASAV; from the coding sequence ATGACCAACAAGCTCAATATTTCATTGGAAGATGCGCCGCTGAACAGTTTTCACAAGAAGCTGGCGATCTACTCCTCCGGCGCGCCGTTTCTCGACGGGTACATCCTCAGCATCATTGGCGTGGTGCTCATGCAACTGAGCCAGGCCCTGCAATTGACCGAACTGCAAGAGGGGCTGGTGGCCGCCGCCTCGTTGATCGGCATGTTCTTCGGCGGATTCGTCGGTGGCCTGTTCACCGACAAACTCGGACGCAAGACCCTTTACGTGCTGGTCCTGGTGATGCTCGCGGTGTTTTCCCTCGGGCAGTTCTGGGTCACCTCCGCCTGGGCCCTCATCACGCTGCGCCTGCTGCTGGGTATCGCCATCGGCGCCGACCACCCGCTAGCCACCTCGCTGCTGGCTGAATTCCTGCCGAAAAAACAGCGCGGCTCGATCCTCGCCAGCCTGGTGATGATGTGGTTCGTCGGCGCGGCGGTGGCCTATGTCGCCGGGGAGCTGATCCTGCGCAGCATGGGCCCTGAGGCCTGGCGTTGGGCGCTGGCCAGTGCGGTGGTGCCGGCGGTGCTGTTCCTGATCATGCGTGCCGGCACCCCGGAATCGGCGCGCTGGCTGGTCAGCAAGGGCCGCACCCAGGAAGCCGACAAGGTGATCAAGAAGGTCTACGGCACAGGTTTTTCCATCACCGACCTGCCCGAGCCCGCCGCGCAACGCCAGGTCACCGCGTGGTCGCTGTTCCACTCCAGCTACGGCAAGCGGATTTTCTTCGTCAGCATCTTCTGGACCTGCTCGATCATCCCGCAATTCGCCATCTATGCCTTTGCGCCCAAGATCCTCGCGGCGATGGGCCTGACCGGTGAACTGGCGTCCTGGGGCGCGGTGGCGATCACGGTGATCTTCGTACTCGGCTGCCTGCTCGGTGTGCGCCTGATCAACCCGCTGGGCCGGCGCAACATGCTCATGCACAGCTTCCTCTGGTCGGGACTGGCCCTGCTGCTGCTCGGTGTGTTCAAGGATGGCGCGGCGTTGCTGACCCTGGTGTTGTTCGGCAGCTACGCCTTGTTCATCGGCGGTGCCCAGGTGCTCCAATACGTCTACCCCAACGAGCTGTTCCCCACCGAAATTCGCGGCTCAGCCGTGGGCCTGGCCACCTCGCTGTCGCGGATCGGCGCGGCGGTGGGCACCTACCTGGTGCCGATCTCGCTGTCCTCCATCGGTATCGCCAACACCATGTTCGCCGCGTTTGGCATCTCCATGGTCGGGCTGTTCTTCACCTGGCTGATGGCCCCGGAAACCCGCTCGCTGGACCTGGCCAAGGCCAGTGCCGTCTGA